A genomic stretch from Sinorhizobium terangae includes:
- a CDS encoding restriction endonuclease subunit S has translation MDMTVAEREGGSSDEPWELPRGWCWTTIETVAPVNPSTTFEELPADSELSFVPMAAVSEETGAINLSARRPVAAVAKGYMRFQQGDVLFAKITPCMENGKVAPVPELAERFAAGSTEFHVLRPVAVAQRFLWYWLVSRRFRHEAQRNMSGSAGQLRVPAGFLRESSIPLAPLPEQRRIVERIDTLFAEIAEGEAALEEARRGLETFRRSLLKAAVTGELTRDWRETNKPTETGHDLLARIRAEREANTSKGRGKRAQVNEPLDTSELPDLPKGWAWARIGDLFDVSTGSTPSRSDPTLWNGGISWVSSGEVAFCRIRHTKETISRAGLGNASTRLHPPGTVLLAMIGEGKTRGQCAILDVPAANNQNCAAIRVSATPIPPEYIYCVLEQQYTASRKASQGGNQPALNAGKVSNIRIPLPPLDEIGAILHVTSELQTAFDDALTELDKSSLDAARLRQAILKSAFEGTLALQDPHDEPASVLLAKIIAP, from the coding sequence ATGGACATGACGGTGGCGGAGCGGGAGGGTGGCTCGAGCGACGAGCCCTGGGAACTGCCGAGGGGCTGGTGCTGGACGACCATTGAGACGGTAGCACCGGTCAACCCGTCCACGACATTCGAAGAGCTTCCAGCCGATAGCGAGCTGAGCTTTGTGCCTATGGCAGCCGTCAGCGAGGAGACCGGAGCAATCAACTTGTCAGCAAGGCGCCCGGTCGCCGCAGTGGCGAAGGGTTACATGCGGTTTCAACAGGGCGATGTGCTGTTTGCCAAAATTACTCCGTGCATGGAAAACGGGAAGGTCGCCCCGGTCCCAGAACTTGCCGAACGCTTTGCCGCCGGCTCGACTGAATTTCACGTTCTCAGACCTGTAGCCGTTGCCCAGAGGTTCCTATGGTATTGGCTTGTCAGCCGAAGGTTCCGTCACGAGGCACAGCGAAACATGAGCGGGTCGGCAGGTCAGCTTCGCGTCCCCGCAGGTTTTCTTCGTGAAAGCTCAATCCCGCTGGCACCGCTTCCCGAACAACGCCGCATCGTCGAACGCATCGATACCCTGTTTGCCGAGATCGCCGAGGGCGAGGCAGCGCTTGAAGAAGCGCGCAGGGGGCTCGAGACCTTCCGTCGCTCCCTGCTGAAGGCCGCCGTCACTGGCGAACTCACCCGCGACTGGCGCGAGACCAACAAGCCGACCGAGACCGGCCACGACCTGCTCGCCCGCATCAGGGCGGAGCGCGAGGCGAACACATCCAAAGGACGAGGCAAGCGCGCGCAGGTGAACGAGCCGCTGGACACTTCGGAGTTGCCAGACCTGCCGAAGGGGTGGGCGTGGGCTAGAATTGGTGATCTTTTTGACGTCAGCACTGGCTCCACCCCTTCCAGGTCAGACCCGACTCTTTGGAATGGCGGAATATCTTGGGTAAGCAGTGGCGAGGTCGCCTTTTGCCGCATTCGTCATACAAAGGAAACGATTTCTCGGGCGGGCCTGGGAAATGCATCGACGCGCCTCCATCCTCCTGGAACAGTTCTCCTGGCGATGATCGGAGAAGGCAAGACGCGGGGCCAGTGTGCCATCCTCGATGTGCCCGCAGCCAATAACCAAAACTGTGCCGCCATACGAGTGTCCGCGACACCCATACCTCCCGAATATATTTATTGCGTCCTGGAGCAACAATACACTGCTTCGCGGAAGGCTAGTCAGGGTGGAAATCAGCCGGCGCTCAATGCCGGTAAGGTTAGTAACATCCGGATACCATTGCCACCGCTGGACGAAATCGGCGCCATCCTGCACGTAACATCTGAATTGCAGACCGCGTTTGATGACGCTCTTACCGAGCTGGATAAGTCGTCCTTGGATGCCGCTCGCCTCCGTCAAGCGATCCTAAAGTCCGCCTTCGAAGGCACACTCGCGCTCCAGGATCCGCATGACGAGCCCGCCTCGGTGCTACTCGCCAAGATAATCGCACCCTAA
- a CDS encoding DUF262 domain-containing protein, which translates to MTRHTIEASEKPILDIFCDKYLFRIPSYQRPYAWTTEQASELLDDIQTACGTSGNVADASPYFLGSVVLIKDPQKPEADVVDGQQRLTTLTILLGVLRDLAEPKIASAIHGYICQTGDPIKGTEDVFRLTTRERDAGFFRAAIQTEGATATLPDVRHLKDARARMVENATFLRERLKELSEEQCRRLTMFIAQRCYLVLVAASDQDSAFRIFSVMNSRGLDLSPADVLKAEIIGALSADRQEEYTEKWEDMEDELGRARFAELFGHIRMIHRKQKMQGTLIAEFREFVPTRKDPANFIDNELSPYASAYEEITDRSFSSFKNADAINRQLTHLSRLDNFDWQPPAIEVIARYRDNPDFILQFLSDLERLAYGMFLMRRDPSERIRRYGKLLAAIQAKDDLFAEGSALQLDDNEKLEVRKSLGGDIYTVTRIRLPLLLRLDELLSGGSAVYNTPVVSVEHVLPQNPPAASQWSIDFPTDADRQQWVHKLANLVLLTRRKNSQASNYDFADKKSKYFSTKAGVANFALTSKVLAETTWNLDTMQKRQVELIGAIEKLWRLA; encoded by the coding sequence ATGACACGCCACACGATCGAAGCCAGTGAAAAACCGATCCTCGATATATTCTGCGACAAGTATCTATTTCGGATCCCATCCTATCAACGGCCTTATGCCTGGACCACGGAACAAGCTAGCGAATTGCTGGACGATATCCAGACCGCCTGCGGGACCAGTGGCAACGTTGCCGATGCAAGCCCCTATTTCCTGGGAAGCGTGGTGCTGATCAAAGATCCGCAGAAACCGGAAGCAGACGTGGTTGATGGCCAGCAGAGATTGACGACCCTCACGATCCTGCTCGGCGTCCTACGGGATCTGGCTGAACCAAAGATCGCCAGCGCAATCCATGGCTACATTTGCCAGACAGGCGATCCGATAAAAGGGACAGAGGATGTCTTTCGGCTGACAACCCGAGAGCGTGACGCCGGTTTTTTTCGAGCTGCGATCCAGACTGAAGGAGCGACCGCAACCTTGCCGGACGTGCGCCATTTGAAGGACGCGCGCGCACGTATGGTGGAAAACGCCACCTTTTTACGCGAACGACTGAAGGAATTGTCCGAGGAACAATGCCGGCGGCTGACAATGTTCATCGCCCAGCGCTGCTATCTTGTCCTCGTTGCTGCCTCGGATCAGGACTCCGCTTTTCGCATCTTCTCCGTCATGAACTCCAGGGGCCTGGACCTCTCACCGGCGGACGTCCTGAAGGCAGAGATCATCGGTGCGCTGTCTGCTGATAGGCAGGAGGAATACACTGAAAAATGGGAGGACATGGAAGACGAACTCGGTCGCGCCCGCTTCGCCGAGTTGTTCGGCCATATTCGCATGATCCATCGCAAACAGAAGATGCAAGGAACACTCATCGCAGAGTTCAGAGAGTTTGTGCCGACGCGGAAGGACCCGGCAAACTTCATCGATAATGAGCTGTCCCCATATGCCAGCGCTTACGAGGAAATCACGGATCGGAGCTTCTCCAGCTTCAAAAACGCGGACGCGATTAATCGGCAGCTCACCCACCTTTCGCGTCTTGACAATTTTGACTGGCAGCCACCGGCAATTGAAGTCATTGCCCGCTATCGCGACAACCCTGATTTTATTCTCCAGTTCCTGTCGGACCTTGAACGGCTCGCCTACGGAATGTTCCTGATGCGCAGGGATCCCTCCGAGCGCATACGACGATACGGCAAGCTGCTGGCAGCGATACAGGCAAAGGACGATCTTTTCGCAGAGGGTTCTGCTCTCCAGCTCGACGACAATGAAAAGCTTGAAGTGCGTAAATCCCTCGGAGGGGATATCTACACTGTGACGCGCATAAGGCTTCCGCTCCTGCTGCGGCTTGACGAACTGCTATCTGGTGGTAGTGCGGTCTACAATACGCCGGTTGTCAGTGTAGAGCATGTGCTGCCACAGAACCCGCCGGCAGCTAGCCAATGGTCGATTGACTTCCCGACTGATGCTGACAGACAGCAGTGGGTCCACAAACTCGCCAACCTGGTATTGCTGACCAGACGAAAGAATTCCCAGGCCAGCAATTATGATTTCGCCGACAAGAAGTCCAAATACTTCTCGACAAAGGCAGGTGTGGCGAATTTTGCGCTGACCAGCAAAGTCCTTGCAGAGACAACTTGGAACCTCGACACGATGCAAAAGCGTCAGGTCGAGTTGATTGGAGCTATCGAGAAGCTCTGGCGGTTAGCTTAA
- a CDS encoding type I restriction-modification system subunit M encodes MNSQTLVAKVWNFAHVLRDQGVSYQAYISQISYLLFLKMDDERVTQIGEASMLPNGACWSDIRDLSGEALSTTYGNLLETLSKQGGIIGAIFLKAQNEIQDPAKLKRLVGLIDSETWLGLPVDVKGDIYEGLLARNAEDVKSGAGQYFTPRAVIDAMVEVVDPQPHQTVHDPACGTAGFLLAAWQHMKKHPKARDRAVYSALKNKFSGVDIVPEVVRLAAMNLYLHGITGVESIVEAKDALLGAGGKTYDVVLANPPFGKKQSYRVIRNDGEIDTEREDYDRQDFFVTTSNKQLNFLQHIMTVLAPNGEAGVVLPDNVLFEGGAGETIRRRLLQNFDFHTLLRLPTGIFYKQGVKANVLFFDKKPPSEAAATKDLWIYDLRTNKRFTLKERPMTRADLNDFVACYRSGRRHEREESARFKRYPLEALLARDKVNLDLFWLKDDSLDDPDLLPPPDEVAAEVVESLELALDKFRGVAKALGAAGA; translated from the coding sequence ATGAATTCCCAAACCCTCGTCGCCAAGGTCTGGAACTTCGCACATGTGCTGCGCGACCAGGGCGTTTCCTATCAGGCCTACATCAGCCAGATCTCCTACCTGCTCTTCCTCAAGATGGACGACGAGCGGGTGACGCAGATCGGCGAGGCTTCCATGCTGCCGAACGGCGCCTGCTGGTCGGATATCCGCGATCTCTCCGGCGAGGCGCTGAGCACCACCTATGGCAACCTCTTGGAGACGCTGTCGAAGCAGGGCGGCATCATCGGCGCGATCTTCCTCAAGGCCCAGAACGAGATTCAGGATCCGGCCAAGCTTAAGCGTTTGGTCGGCCTGATCGACAGCGAGACCTGGCTCGGCCTGCCGGTCGACGTGAAGGGCGACATCTACGAAGGCTTGCTCGCCCGCAACGCCGAGGACGTCAAATCCGGCGCCGGCCAATACTTCACTCCACGCGCGGTGATCGACGCCATGGTCGAGGTGGTCGACCCCCAGCCACACCAGACGGTTCATGATCCAGCCTGCGGCACCGCTGGCTTCCTGCTCGCCGCCTGGCAGCACATGAAGAAGCATCCGAAGGCCCGTGACCGGGCGGTCTATTCGGCGCTCAAGAACAAGTTCTCCGGCGTCGATATCGTGCCCGAAGTCGTGCGACTCGCCGCTATGAACCTCTATCTGCACGGTATCACCGGCGTAGAATCGATCGTTGAGGCCAAGGACGCCCTGCTCGGGGCCGGCGGCAAGACCTATGACGTCGTGCTCGCCAACCCGCCCTTCGGCAAGAAGCAGAGCTATCGCGTCATCCGAAACGACGGCGAAATCGATACCGAGCGCGAGGATTATGATCGCCAGGACTTCTTCGTCACCACCTCGAACAAGCAGCTGAACTTCCTGCAGCACATCATGACGGTGCTCGCGCCGAACGGCGAGGCCGGCGTCGTCCTGCCCGACAACGTGCTCTTCGAAGGTGGAGCAGGCGAGACGATCCGCAGGCGCCTTCTGCAGAACTTCGACTTCCACACCCTGCTCCGCCTGCCGACCGGCATCTTCTACAAGCAGGGCGTCAAGGCGAACGTGCTCTTCTTCGACAAGAAGCCGCCCTCCGAAGCGGCCGCGACCAAGGATCTCTGGATCTACGACCTGAGAACCAACAAGCGCTTCACCCTGAAAGAGCGCCCGATGACCCGCGCCGACCTCAACGACTTCGTCGCCTGCTACAGGTCCGGTCGTCGGCACGAGCGGGAGGAGAGTGCGCGCTTCAAACGCTACCCACTCGAAGCCCTCCTCGCCCGCGACAAGGTTAACCTCGACCTCTTCTGGCTGAAGGACGACAGCCTCGACGACCCCGACCTGTTGCCCCCACCCGACGAGGTCGCCGCCGAAGTTGTCGAGAGCCTGGAGCTCGCGCTGGATAAGTTTCGAGGCGTCGCGAAGGCCCTTGGCGCGGCTGGCGCGTGA
- a CDS encoding recombinase family protein — translation MRNFGYARVSTAEQNLDLQLTALKAAGCEKILTDEGFSGANFSRPGLSKLLRALRSGDTLTVWRLDRLGRSLFELLKLVSDLNQRGVEFRSLSESMDTSTSAGRLLLHVLASMAEFERSLISERTRAGMAAARARGRRIGRRPAMTAEQLAEAKAAIERDRRSVTEVADDYQVHPRTLGRLLRKQSACPGISA, via the coding sequence ATGCGCAACTTTGGATATGCTCGCGTCAGCACGGCCGAGCAGAACCTCGATCTGCAGCTCACGGCACTGAAGGCAGCAGGCTGCGAGAAGATCCTCACTGACGAAGGCTTCTCGGGCGCGAACTTTTCCCGTCCTGGTCTGAGCAAGTTGCTTCGAGCGCTTCGCAGCGGCGACACGCTCACCGTCTGGCGGTTGGATCGTCTCGGACGGTCGCTGTTTGAGTTGCTGAAGCTGGTCAGCGACCTCAACCAGCGCGGTGTCGAATTCCGCTCATTGAGCGAGAGCATGGACACGAGCACGTCCGCCGGACGGCTGCTTCTGCACGTCCTGGCAAGCATGGCCGAGTTCGAGCGGTCTCTGATCAGCGAGCGAACGCGGGCGGGCATGGCTGCCGCCCGTGCTCGCGGTAGACGGATCGGCAGAAGGCCGGCCATGACGGCCGAGCAGCTCGCCGAGGCCAAAGCAGCCATCGAGCGCGACCGGCGTTCCGTCACCGAGGTGGCGGATGACTATCAGGTTCACCCGCGCACCCTTGGGCGGTTGCTGCGAAAGCAATCTGCCTGTCCCGGCATCTCGGCATGA
- a CDS encoding site-specific integrase — MATIRKLRGRWQAQVRRRGMKPRCKSFDSKLEAEKWARELEAQVDRFGAAPDTKVLENTTLGELLERYQREVSPTKRGSVQEIQRIDVLRRHELAYRTMIGLSQQDIASFRDERLRSVAPSTAVRELAILSHVIEVAIRDWGLPLSRNVVKLVRRPVIRNERSRRLTGDEEQRLLDACAGGKIPFFKTLIILAIETGMRRGEILGLQWCDISHNRRVISLKMTKNGSGREVPLSPRAFDALTEWKTRADPDQPRVFPMAPGSLEQAWYRLLTRAEVTELRFHDLRHEGVSRLFERGLNVIEVSSISGHKELRMLKRYTHLSADDLVGRLG, encoded by the coding sequence ATGGCGACGATTCGGAAGCTCAGGGGACGTTGGCAAGCTCAGGTGCGCCGGCGCGGGATGAAACCTCGCTGCAAGTCATTCGACAGCAAGCTCGAAGCCGAGAAGTGGGCGCGCGAACTTGAAGCCCAGGTCGACAGGTTCGGTGCCGCACCGGACACGAAAGTCCTGGAGAACACAACACTCGGCGAGCTTCTGGAACGTTATCAGCGCGAGGTGTCGCCGACCAAGCGCGGCTCGGTGCAGGAGATCCAGAGGATCGACGTCCTACGGCGTCACGAGCTTGCTTACCGGACCATGATCGGGCTGAGCCAGCAGGACATCGCTTCGTTCCGTGACGAGCGGCTTCGCAGCGTAGCTCCATCTACCGCCGTCCGCGAACTCGCGATCCTCAGCCACGTCATCGAAGTTGCGATCCGCGATTGGGGTCTGCCGCTAAGTCGCAATGTCGTGAAGCTCGTGCGCCGCCCGGTCATTCGGAATGAGCGCAGCCGGCGACTGACGGGTGACGAGGAACAGCGCCTGCTCGACGCATGTGCCGGCGGGAAAATACCGTTCTTTAAGACACTCATCATTCTTGCCATCGAGACCGGGATGCGCCGTGGAGAGATCCTCGGGCTGCAATGGTGCGACATCTCTCACAATCGTCGGGTGATCTCGTTGAAGATGACGAAGAACGGATCCGGACGAGAGGTGCCTCTGTCACCGCGCGCGTTCGACGCCCTGACGGAGTGGAAGACGCGGGCGGATCCGGACCAGCCCCGCGTGTTTCCGATGGCTCCAGGTTCGCTGGAGCAAGCGTGGTATCGTCTTCTCACCCGGGCTGAGGTTACAGAGCTGCGGTTCCACGATCTACGTCACGAAGGGGTCAGCCGCTTGTTCGAGCGTGGGCTCAACGTGATCGAGGTCAGTAGCATCTCAGGGCACAAGGAACTCCGGATGCTCAAGCGCTATACGCACCTGAGCGCTGACGATCTTGTCGGACGTCTCGGATAG
- a CDS encoding DUF6998 domain-containing protein produces MKSDRPTLTQVQIIQSLAEALSWFEKEVSWGVSPGELNHLTGRIGELYAAMITRGQMALDTNQRGYDVVSASNERVSVKTVTTSNHVSFNQNTFHHVDRIMVLRVNIDDEKGVSVEELLDTSAHDAQQRMRSQGGKFIYPIARGNREERPVEGLEITARASYADLAIVQYESGAIRIRRNGEVQPLVVKEILRPIATEVGVDLFNSKGGLKNTQQLGADVIRALNARDNR; encoded by the coding sequence ATGAAGTCTGACCGCCCAACCCTCACCCAGGTGCAGATTATCCAGTCACTTGCTGAAGCGCTCTCCTGGTTCGAAAAAGAAGTCAGTTGGGGTGTTAGCCCAGGCGAACTCAATCACCTCACCGGTCGAATTGGTGAGCTTTACGCCGCGATGATCACTCGTGGGCAAATGGCCCTCGATACCAATCAGCGCGGATATGACGTCGTTTCGGCATCCAATGAACGAGTATCGGTCAAGACCGTCACGACCTCTAACCACGTTAGCTTCAACCAGAACACGTTTCACCATGTGGACCGCATAATGGTGCTGCGGGTCAACATTGATGATGAGAAAGGTGTTTCGGTCGAAGAACTCCTCGATACTTCTGCTCATGATGCCCAACAACGGATGCGCTCCCAGGGCGGCAAGTTCATTTATCCGATCGCTCGCGGAAATCGGGAAGAACGACCAGTCGAAGGTCTGGAGATTACTGCTCGCGCCTCCTACGCCGACCTTGCGATCGTTCAATACGAAAGCGGCGCGATCCGCATCCGTCGCAATGGGGAAGTGCAGCCGCTCGTCGTCAAGGAGATCTTGAGACCAATAGCAACCGAGGTGGGTGTGGATCTGTTCAACTCGAAGGGTGGGTTGAAGAACACTCAGCAACTCGGAGCTGATGTTATTCGCGCCTTGAATGCGCGAGACAACAGATGA
- a CDS encoding ImmA/IrrE family metallo-endopeptidase, protein MAYSQPVECGLNKSSVDALAADVARQVGYEPGADLIPIVKQLGGRIAVNDVWDVSDATSGSITVEENGSFVIALASHTGMERDRFTIAHELGHYVLHYLWPRHNGKSVGAMEARRYGSGRVEWEANWFAAGFLMPAELFKSAWVELDGVLGELADRFGVSTEAARIRAETLGLK, encoded by the coding sequence ATGGCCTATAGCCAACCTGTAGAATGCGGACTCAATAAGAGCTCGGTTGACGCCTTGGCCGCTGATGTTGCTCGCCAGGTGGGATACGAGCCAGGGGCTGATCTGATCCCGATCGTCAAACAGCTCGGCGGGCGTATTGCGGTAAATGACGTATGGGACGTGTCGGACGCCACTTCAGGTTCGATCACTGTCGAAGAAAACGGCTCATTCGTCATAGCTCTGGCCTCCCACACAGGGATGGAGCGGGATCGGTTCACGATCGCTCATGAGCTCGGACACTATGTCCTTCACTATTTATGGCCTCGTCACAATGGCAAGTCTGTCGGGGCGATGGAGGCGCGGCGCTACGGGTCCGGTCGTGTTGAGTGGGAGGCTAATTGGTTTGCCGCTGGTTTCCTGATGCCGGCCGAACTATTCAAATCCGCTTGGGTAGAGCTCGACGGCGTATTAGGTGAACTCGCCGATCGGTTCGGGGTGTCAACTGAAGCAGCGCGAATTCGAGCGGAAACTTTGGGCCTTAAGTGA
- the rplU gene encoding 50S ribosomal protein L21 — MFAVIKTGGKQYRVAANDVITIEKLEGVQGDKIEFTEILMVGAGAGATIGAPFVEGAVVSAEVVEQGRAKKVIAFKKRRRQNSKRSRGHRQHQTTVRILDIAAAGGKAKKASKKTEAAAEEAAN; from the coding sequence ATGTTCGCAGTCATCAAGACCGGCGGTAAGCAGTACCGCGTGGCAGCCAACGACGTCATCACCATCGAAAAGCTGGAAGGCGTTCAAGGCGACAAGATTGAATTCACCGAGATCCTGATGGTCGGCGCCGGCGCCGGTGCCACCATCGGTGCTCCGTTTGTCGAAGGTGCCGTTGTCAGCGCCGAAGTTGTGGAACAGGGCCGCGCCAAGAAGGTCATAGCCTTCAAGAAGCGCCGCCGCCAGAACTCCAAGCGTTCGCGCGGCCATCGCCAGCATCAGACGACCGTCCGCATCCTGGACATCGCTGCTGCCGGCGGCAAGGCAAAGAAGGCTTCGAAGAAGACCGAAGCCGCCGCTGAAGAAGCTGCAAACTGA
- the rpmA gene encoding 50S ribosomal protein L27: MAHKKAGGSSRNGRDSESKRLGVKKFGGEAVIAGNIIVRQRGTKWHAGANVGLGKDHTIFALTAGNVDFRTKANGRVYVSVMPKAEAAE; this comes from the coding sequence ATGGCACACAAAAAAGCTGGCGGTTCGTCGCGCAACGGTCGCGATTCTGAGTCCAAGCGCCTTGGCGTGAAGAAGTTCGGCGGCGAAGCCGTTATCGCGGGCAACATCATCGTGCGCCAGCGCGGCACGAAGTGGCATGCGGGCGCCAATGTCGGCCTCGGCAAGGACCATACGATTTTTGCGCTTACGGCAGGCAACGTGGACTTCCGTACGAAGGCCAATGGCCGAGTCTACGTGTCTGTAATGCCGAAAGCGGAAGCAGCGGAATAA
- a CDS encoding GNAT family N-acetyltransferase, giving the protein MQTELLREDQSRSPEQRLRPQRSRTDCPILLSPRLVLRAPHEDDIDALAHLANNANIATMVSRMPHPYTTADAADFVRRAKAGTIGKCVYAITKADNGAFLGCCGIEPHPDGKTAELGYWLGEPYWNQGYATEAAQALTDMAFRTRDIDQIDARCRVMNIASRRVIQKCGFQFQGSGMVESLALGGMMSVEWYRLDRKTWVSLRSWGGMR; this is encoded by the coding sequence ATGCAAACCGAGCTCTTGAGGGAAGACCAATCCCGGTCTCCCGAACAAAGGCTGAGGCCTCAGCGGTCAAGGACCGATTGCCCGATATTGTTATCGCCCCGGCTCGTTTTGCGCGCGCCCCACGAAGACGATATCGACGCCCTTGCCCATCTTGCCAACAACGCCAATATCGCCACCATGGTCTCGCGCATGCCGCACCCCTACACCACGGCGGATGCGGCCGATTTCGTGCGACGCGCAAAAGCCGGCACGATTGGCAAGTGCGTCTACGCGATCACCAAGGCGGACAATGGCGCATTCCTGGGTTGCTGCGGCATCGAGCCGCATCCCGACGGCAAGACGGCCGAACTCGGCTATTGGCTGGGCGAGCCCTACTGGAACCAGGGCTACGCCACGGAAGCCGCGCAAGCGCTGACCGACATGGCCTTCCGCACCCGCGACATCGACCAGATCGATGCGCGCTGCCGGGTCATGAACATCGCTTCGCGCCGGGTCATCCAGAAGTGCGGTTTCCAGTTCCAGGGCTCCGGCATGGTCGAAAGCCTGGCGCTCGGCGGCATGATGTCGGTCGAATGGTACCGGCTCGACCGCAAGACCTGGGTTTCGCTGAGAAGCTGGGGAGGCATGCGATGA
- a CDS encoding GNAT family N-acetyltransferase gives MNALVPERSRVIVRPDPGPSPIIETERLRLRPHRLADAEAIAQSLGDFQVARMLARVPAPYDHQDALDWLNRQAANVLPDWTLAVTTGDDVHIGCVGIELRHGQWHVGYWLNRFYWGKGLASEAVHAAVKRFFRRMPETVLHSGVFADNPGSLRVQEKLGFKITGCSQIYALARNAMVAHIETRLTAADLRRPN, from the coding sequence ATGAACGCGCTCGTTCCCGAACGGTCGCGGGTTATCGTCCGTCCCGATCCCGGCCCCTCACCGATCATCGAAACCGAGCGGCTCAGGCTCAGGCCGCATCGGCTTGCCGATGCGGAGGCGATCGCCCAGTCGCTCGGCGACTTCCAGGTCGCGCGCATGCTGGCGCGCGTCCCGGCGCCCTATGATCATCAGGATGCGCTCGACTGGCTGAACCGCCAGGCGGCCAACGTCCTGCCCGACTGGACGCTCGCCGTCACCACCGGCGACGACGTCCATATCGGCTGCGTCGGCATCGAGCTCCGCCATGGTCAGTGGCATGTCGGCTACTGGCTGAACCGGTTCTACTGGGGCAAGGGGCTGGCGAGCGAGGCGGTTCATGCCGCAGTCAAGCGCTTCTTCCGGCGCATGCCGGAGACGGTGCTCCATTCGGGCGTCTTTGCCGACAATCCGGGCTCGCTCCGAGTCCAGGAAAAGCTCGGGTTCAAGATCACCGGCTGCAGCCAGATCTACGCTCTCGCCCGCAACGCCATGGTCGCGCATATCGAGACGCGGCTGACGGCGGCGGACCTGCGTCGGCCAAACTAA
- the obgE gene encoding GTPase ObgE, with protein sequence MKFLDEAKVYIRSGDGGAGAVSFRREKFIEFGGPDGGDGGRGGDVWVEAVNGLNTLIDFRYQQHFKAKTGTHGMGRNRTGAGGADVTLKVPVGTQIFEEDNETLIVDMVAEGQRYRLAAGGNGGFGNAHFKSSTNQAPNWANPGLEGEEKTIWLRLKLIADAGLVGLPNAGKSTFLAACTRARPKIANYPFTTLHPNLGVATVDGQEFILADIPGLIEGAHEGVGIGDRFLGHVERTRVLLHLVSAQEEDVAKAYKTVKHELEAYGGGLEDKPEIVALAQIDVLDDEELKAKAKALAKACGSPPLTISAVTSKGMTEALRALRSVISAAKAGEESA encoded by the coding sequence ATGAAATTTCTCGACGAAGCAAAGGTCTATATCCGGTCCGGGGACGGCGGCGCAGGCGCGGTCTCCTTCCGCCGCGAGAAATTCATCGAGTTCGGTGGACCGGACGGCGGCGATGGCGGCCGCGGCGGCGACGTCTGGGTCGAGGCGGTCAATGGCCTCAACACGCTGATCGACTTCCGCTACCAGCAGCACTTCAAGGCAAAGACCGGCACGCATGGCATGGGCCGCAACCGTACCGGTGCCGGCGGCGCCGACGTGACGCTGAAGGTACCGGTCGGCACACAGATCTTCGAGGAAGACAACGAAACGCTGATCGTCGACATGGTGGCCGAAGGCCAGCGCTATCGGCTTGCCGCCGGCGGTAATGGCGGCTTCGGCAACGCCCACTTCAAGTCGTCCACCAATCAGGCGCCGAACTGGGCCAATCCGGGCCTTGAGGGCGAGGAAAAGACGATCTGGCTCCGGCTGAAACTGATCGCGGATGCCGGCCTCGTCGGCCTGCCGAATGCGGGCAAGTCGACTTTTCTTGCCGCCTGCACCCGCGCTCGGCCGAAGATCGCCAACTATCCCTTTACGACGCTCCATCCGAACCTCGGCGTCGCAACGGTCGATGGCCAGGAGTTCATCCTCGCCGACATCCCGGGCCTGATCGAGGGCGCCCATGAGGGTGTCGGCATCGGCGACCGCTTCCTCGGCCATGTCGAGCGCACCCGCGTGCTCCTCCATCTCGTCTCGGCGCAGGAAGAGGATGTCGCCAAGGCCTACAAGACCGTGAAGCACGAACTCGAAGCCTATGGCGGCGGGCTGGAGGACAAGCCGGAAATCGTCGCACTGGCACAGATCGACGTGCTCGATGACGAGGAACTGAAGGCAAAGGCCAAGGCGCTCGCCAAGGCCTGCGGCTCGCCGCCGCTCACGATTTCGGCGGTCACGAGCAAGGGTATGACGGAGGCACTCCGGGCCCTTCGCAGCGTCATTTCCGCCGCCAAGGCCGGAGAAGAGAGCGCGTAG